A single window of SAR86 cluster bacterium DNA harbors:
- the ccmB gene encoding heme exporter protein CcmB — protein MKHSSLTSSFDWFLLIIRRDLLISSRKLVGFITPVIFFLTIITLFPIAFGPEPNQLNLMASNIIWIAALLSSLLAIEGIFNSDYSDGTLEQILISGEPLFLIVLAKVFCHWLVAGAPIVICSLLASLFLYFSYENISVLLISLSIGSLLFSLLGALGGSLSLGKNAILSAIIVLPFSIPILILGTACVEASINNQDYVVYLMYLGSILAIGIPGLSLAIAASIRLNYE, from the coding sequence ATGAAGCATAGTTCTTTAACATCTAGTTTTGATTGGTTTTTATTGATCATAAGGCGTGATCTTTTGATTTCTAGTAGGAAGCTAGTAGGTTTTATAACGCCAGTAATTTTCTTCTTAACTATTATTACTCTTTTTCCTATTGCATTTGGGCCAGAACCAAATCAACTTAATTTAATGGCATCAAATATTATTTGGATAGCGGCATTGTTATCCTCGTTACTGGCTATTGAGGGAATTTTTAATAGTGATTATAGCGATGGTACTTTGGAACAAATCTTGATTAGCGGCGAGCCCTTATTTTTAATAGTCCTAGCAAAAGTGTTTTGTCACTGGTTAGTAGCTGGAGCACCAATAGTAATTTGTTCTTTATTGGCAAGTTTATTTCTATATTTCTCCTATGAAAATATTTCAGTTTTATTGATAAGTCTTTCTATAGGATCACTTCTTTTTAGCCTTCTTGGGGCTTTAGGCGGCTCTTTGTCTTTAGGAAAGAATGCTATCCTAAGTGCTATAATTGTTTTACCTTTTTCTATTCCAATATTAATTTTAGGCACTGCGTGTGTAGAGGCTTCCATTAATAACCAAGACTATGTTGTTTATCTTATGTATTTAGGTTCAATATTAGCAATTGGAATACCTGGATTATCTTTAGCAATTGCCGCTTCCATTAGATTAAATTATGAATAG
- the ccmA gene encoding heme ABC exporter ATP-binding protein CcmA translates to MLEVSNLGCNLSEINIFQDINFHLNSEENIEVIGENGSGKTTLLKAIVGLVPEVDGEIRWHGELIQSLFYPQCFYQGHLLAVKNNLTVLENLRLFMPEKRDIFSLKEALERVEMLDYINRFCSDLSVGQVRRVAMARWILNIKPLYIIDEPLTALDDPSILLFSKIVEDLNNMGSSFIVTGHRPFNTENKIINLSQYEA, encoded by the coding sequence ATGCTCGAAGTTTCTAACCTAGGATGCAATCTATCCGAAATTAATATTTTTCAGGATATAAATTTTCATTTAAATAGTGAAGAAAATATTGAGGTTATAGGAGAAAATGGTTCAGGTAAGACTACTTTACTAAAGGCTATAGTTGGTTTGGTACCAGAAGTTGATGGCGAAATAAGATGGCATGGAGAGTTGATCCAATCTTTGTTCTACCCTCAGTGTTTTTATCAAGGTCATCTTTTGGCAGTAAAGAATAATTTGACTGTATTAGAGAATTTAAGATTATTTATGCCTGAAAAGAGAGATATTTTTTCTCTCAAAGAAGCTTTAGAGAGGGTTGAGATGCTAGATTATATTAATAGATTCTGCTCTGATCTTTCAGTAGGGCAGGTAAGAAGGGTGGCTATGGCAAGATGGATCTTGAACATTAAACCTTTATATATCATAGATGAGCCTCTTACAGCATTGGATGACCCATCTATTCTTCTATTTTCTAAGATAGTAGAAGATTTAAACAATATGGGCTCTTCTTTCATTGTTACAGGGCACCGACCTTTCAATACAGAAAATAAAATAATAAATTTAAGCCAATATGAAGCATAG
- the hisI gene encoding phosphoribosyl-AMP cyclohydrolase produces the protein MSKLFLKRSDVEFVEEGNGLAPKFNDDGLIPVVVIDFKSKDLLMHGYMNREALKLTINEGIAHYWSRSRKKLWRKGDTSGMIQKVREILIDDDQDAICLKVQVEGLGASCHVGYRSCFYRSIEKTSSEVLLKFLEHKKVFDPEDIYPGAENPTKL, from the coding sequence ATGTCTAAATTATTCTTAAAAAGATCAGATGTGGAGTTCGTAGAGGAAGGAAACGGTCTCGCTCCTAAATTCAATGATGATGGCTTAATACCTGTAGTTGTTATAGATTTCAAAAGTAAAGACCTGCTGATGCATGGGTATATGAATCGAGAAGCTTTAAAATTAACGATAAATGAGGGTATAGCTCATTACTGGAGCAGGAGTAGAAAAAAGCTATGGCGAAAAGGGGATACAAGCGGGATGATCCAGAAAGTTAGAGAAATTCTAATAGATGATGATCAAGATGCTATTTGTCTAAAAGTTCAAGTAGAAGGGCTTGGAGCGAGTTGTCATGTAGGGTATAGGTCATGCTTTTATAGATCTATTGAAAAGACTAGCTCTGAAGTTTTACTAAAATTTCTAGAACATAAAAAGGTATTTGATCCTGAAGATATTTATCCTGGAGCAGAAAATCCTACTAAATTATAA
- a CDS encoding carboxyl transferase domain-containing protein produces MNWKKETDGIKIRKKLATKQGGKEAVDLQHAKGRLSLRERIEKLLDKGSFQEQGKIAGISDIDDKGDIQAFTPANFILGFGKINGNQIVIAGEDFTVKGGSPNPAGLRKSVYTEELALNYKLPLVRLHEGGGGSVAGPSKKGRSSGGDAVFSKSRFKSVADTLKVIPVVSAALGPVAGLPAARFVASHFRVMTKRTSQILVAGPAVVERAFGKKLTKEELGGSNIHRMNGVTDNVADTEEDAFNQISRFLSYMPQNIYELSSQKIIDDPVNRKEEDLLAIIPKDKKKSYEMREVIEKIFDHDSFFEITRYFGQGIITGFARINGYSVGILANDSNFYAGSMSSKGAQKTSRFIKTCDTFHIPVVSLVDEPGFLIGPEAELEATILHGTEAVLTVTESTIPWCSVIIRKSYGVAAAAHYGPDGYVLAWPSAESGALPIEGGVAVAFKKEISESVNPEAKRKEIEDALNSQQNTFARAESFSVHEIIDPRDTRTYLAEWAERIQSQLRVKCIQVNQL; encoded by the coding sequence ATGAATTGGAAAAAAGAAACTGACGGAATAAAAATAAGAAAAAAACTTGCAACAAAGCAAGGCGGTAAAGAAGCGGTAGATCTTCAACATGCTAAAGGTCGTTTATCTTTGAGGGAGAGGATTGAGAAACTTCTGGATAAAGGATCTTTTCAAGAACAGGGAAAGATTGCTGGTATTTCGGATATTGATGATAAAGGTGATATACAGGCTTTTACGCCAGCAAATTTTATTTTAGGGTTCGGTAAGATAAATGGTAATCAAATAGTTATAGCTGGAGAGGACTTTACAGTAAAAGGAGGCTCTCCGAATCCTGCAGGTCTCAGAAAAAGTGTTTACACTGAAGAATTAGCTCTCAATTATAAGCTTCCATTAGTTAGATTACATGAAGGGGGAGGAGGCTCTGTGGCAGGCCCTTCTAAGAAGGGAAGAAGTTCTGGAGGAGATGCAGTTTTTTCTAAATCTAGGTTCAAGTCTGTTGCAGATACATTAAAAGTTATTCCTGTAGTGTCGGCTGCCTTAGGCCCTGTTGCAGGATTGCCTGCAGCACGTTTTGTAGCTTCTCATTTTAGAGTAATGACTAAAAGAACTTCCCAAATATTAGTTGCAGGGCCAGCTGTTGTGGAAAGAGCTTTTGGAAAAAAATTAACAAAAGAAGAATTAGGTGGATCTAATATTCATAGGATGAATGGGGTAACAGACAATGTAGCTGATACAGAAGAAGATGCTTTTAATCAAATATCTAGATTTTTGTCTTATATGCCTCAAAATATTTACGAATTGTCCTCCCAAAAGATAATTGATGATCCTGTCAATAGAAAAGAAGAAGATTTACTAGCTATCATTCCAAAGGATAAGAAAAAGTCATATGAAATGAGAGAAGTCATAGAAAAGATATTCGATCATGATTCTTTTTTTGAGATAACTAGATATTTTGGACAGGGCATTATCACAGGATTCGCGAGGATTAATGGGTATTCAGTCGGTATCTTAGCCAATGATTCTAATTTTTATGCTGGTTCAATGTCCTCAAAAGGAGCCCAAAAAACTAGTCGTTTTATTAAAACCTGTGACACATTTCATATTCCAGTTGTAAGCTTAGTAGATGAACCAGGTTTTCTTATTGGTCCTGAAGCTGAGCTAGAAGCTACTATTTTGCATGGAACCGAAGCTGTATTAACAGTAACAGAATCAACAATCCCATGGTGTTCAGTAATAATTAGAAAATCTTATGGAGTAGCAGCAGCCGCTCATTATGGTCCAGATGGATATGTTTTAGCATGGCCATCAGCTGAATCTGGAGCTCTTCCTATAGAGGGAGGGGTAGCCGTAGCATTTAAAAAAGAAATCTCAGAGTCAGTAAATCCTGAAGCAAAAAGAAAAGAGATAGAGGATGCTCTTAATTCTCAACAAAATACTTTTGCAAGAGCTGAAAGTTTTTCAGTGCATGAAATTATTGATCCTAGAGATACTAGAACTTATTTAGCTGAGTGGGCTGAAAGGATTCAATCTCAATTAAGAGTTAAATGCATCCAAGTAAATCAATTATAA